Proteins encoded together in one Scheffersomyces stipitis CBS 6054 chromosome 5, complete sequence window:
- a CDS encoding predicted protein has translation MTRNDSSSSLNNSSVHSPPSASTGASANNSPTQLPQPPTATRRSSFGLNFLSSFTNSIRTSHQPPSPTENPHGFMSNSPTIANLSSYAAEDEVAHNIHREEDVEQANGEASIPANSSAREQTSANETDEVIEDKNGIDKDGFYSVRLTPLIDHSSSASGLYFSPVIRKIKPNTSISIGRYTEKNKAAAHAPQGSSAPIVFKSKVVSRTHALFQCNEDGQWFLKDCKSSSGTFLNHIRLSPASQESTLMPLIDGDIIQLGMDYRGGTEEVYRCVKMRCEFNKSWQRKVNQFNLEIHKKLKNLQLNNTDDKCAICLMKIEPCQALFISPCSHAWHYKCIRPIIIKSYPQFYCPNCRTMCDLETDLDEDD, from the exons ATGACCCGTAATGATTCATCATCCAGTTTGAACAATTCGTCGGTTCATCTGCCTCCTTCGGCCAGCACGGGAGCCAGTGCCAATAACAGTCCTACACAACTTCCTCAGCCTCCTACGGCAACCAGAAGATCGTCGTTCGGACTTAACTTCCTCAGTTCGTTCACCAACTCCATCCGAACATCACACCAACCTCCCTCCCCCACAGAAAATCCCCATGGTTTCATGTCAAATAGTCCTACTATAGCAAACTTGAGCTCGTATGCCGCCGAAGACGAAGT TGCTCACAACATCCACAGGGAAGAAGACGTTGAACAAGCAAATGGAGAAGCATCTATCCCAGCAAACTCTAGCGCTAGGGAACAAACATCCGCTAATGAAACTGACGAAGTcattgaagataagaaCGGCATTGATAAGGATGGCTTCTACTCAGTTAGATTGACTCCATTAATAGACCACTCGTCCTCTGCATCTGGTTTGTATTTCTCACCTGTCATTAGAAAAATCAAGCCCAATACGAGTATCTCTATTGGCCGTTATACGGAGAAAAACAAGGCGGCAGCTCATGCTCCTCAGGGTTCGTCGGCACCAATAGTATTCAAAAGTAAAGTGGTTTCAAGGACCCACGCTTTATTCCAATGTAATGAGGATGGACAATGGTTCTTGAAGGATTGCAAGTcctcttctggaactttTTTAAATCACATCAGGTTGTCGCCTGCATCCCAAGAATCTACCTTGATGCCATTAATAGATGGAGACATTATCCAGCTCGGTATGGACTACCGTGGTGGAACTGAGGAAGTCTACCGATGTGTTAAGATGAGATGTGAATTTAACAAGAGCTGGCAAAGAAAAGTGAATCAATTTAATTTGGAGATCCACAAGAAATTAAAGAACTTGCAACTTAATAATACAGACGACA AGTGCGCAATTTgtttgatgaagatagaACCTTGTCAAGCATTATTCATAAGTCCATGCTCACATGCATGGCACTACAAATGCATTCGTCCGATTATAATCAAGAGTTATCCACAATTTTATTGTCCTAACTGTAGGACCATGTGTGATTTGGAAACTGAccttgatgaagacgactaA
- the PHO6 gene encoding acid phosphatase, secreted (go_function acid phosphatase activity), translating into MVAIVKFLQHGLLLSGPVYEDVATPQQASMEQYNIVRYLGGSAPYIQRPGYGISSDIPPHCNLQQVHLLSRHGERYPSKGDGIYFESVLEKFKSHMEPFKGSLSFLNEYKYFVADKQNYEKETAPWNSKGPYAGTSDELRHGAAFRKKYGRLYKKGAVVPVFTSNSQRCHQSANFFVRGFLGDSYKDELVDFVIVSEDGSMGLNSLTPRYACSKFDNEVNKDKIGQYDLSYLSDILERFKRENPSLTITVDDVSSLFLWCAFEINVKGSSPFCGLFTNEEFIKSSYRTDLGNYYTTGPGNPLTRTAGSAMVRAFLKLLSDDAADNKIWLSFTHDTDIEMFLSSLGISDVTEQLPTTHVPFPNEYSSAELLPQGARIYTEKYQCGDKSYIRYIVNDAVIPIKDCSHGPGFGCEFKEYEEYIHNRLKYQDFASQCGPERGSPLDLTFYWDYKTIKYDAPLIDQ; encoded by the coding sequence ATGGTTGCTATAGtcaagtttcttcagcatGGGCTTCTTTTAAGTGGTCCCGTATATGAAGATGTTGCTACTCCTCAACAAGCTTCGATGGAACAGTATAATATAGTCAGATACTTGGGAGGGTCTGCTCCTTATATCCAGAGACCAGGGTATGGAATCTCTCTGGATATTCCTCCACATTGCAATTTACAACAAGTGCATCTATTGTCAAGACATGGAGAGCGTTACCCGTCAAAAGGAGATGGCATCTACTTCGAATCGGTGCTTGAGAAGTTTAAGAGTCACATGGAGCCATTCAAAGGCTCATTGTCATTTCTCAACGAATATAAATATTTCGTTGCAGACAAGCAAAATTATGAAAAGGAAACAGCGCCATGGAACTCAAAGGGTCCATACGCTGGTACTTCCGATGAATTGAGGCATGGTGCTGCTTTCAGGAAGAAGTATGGAAGATTGTATAAGAAGGGTGCTGTTGTACCTGTTTTCACTTCAAATTCGCAAAGATGCCACCAGAGCGCTAATTTCTTTGTGCGAGGGTTTCTTGGTGATTCTTATAAGGATGAGCTCGTAGATTTCGTTATAGTGAGCGAAGATGGTAGTATGGGATTGAACTCCTTGACACCAAGATATGCCTGTAGCAAGTTCGATAACGAAGTTAACAAGGACAAGATTGGCCAATACGATCTCTCTTACTTGTCTGACATTTTAGAAAGATTCAAGAGAGAAAATCCTTCGTTGACCATTACTGTCGATGACGTGTCGTCCCTATTTCTCTGGTGTGCTTTTGAGATCAATGTAAAAGGCTCCTCCCCTTTTTGTGGCTTGTTCACCAACGAAGAGTTTATCAAAAGCTCGTATCGAACAGACTTGGGAAACTACTATACAACAGGTCCAGGAAATCCCTTGACGCGTACGGCAGGGTCAGCTATGGTTAGAGCATTCCTCAAATTGCTTAGTGATGATGCGGCCGATAATAAGATCTGGTTATCTTTTACTCATGATACGGACATCGAAATGTTCTTAAGTTCACTTGGAATTAGTGATGTAACAGAACAATTGCCTACAACACATGTTCCATTCCCCAACGAATACAGTTCGGCTGAATTGCTACCACAGGGTGCTAGAATATATACAGAAAAGTACCAATGTGGCGACAAATCATATATCCGTTATATCGTGAATGATGCTGTGATACCAATAAAAGATTGTTCTCATGGTCCTGGGTTTGGCTGTGAGTTCAAGGAATACGAAGAATACATTCACAATCGTTTGAAATATCAAGACTTTGCGTCTCAGTGTGGCCCCGAACGCGGATCTCCGCTCGATCTTACATTTTATTGGGATTACAAAACCATCAAGTACGACGCTCCTCTAATTGACCAATAG
- the ALD3 gene encoding mitochondrial aldehyde dehydrogenase (go_function oxidoreductase activity~go_process metabolism), protein MSAISRTFPSIIEGKDFHSNEKHPVYSHVTQKEAIHYFSYLTDIKKAVSKIAADADEGFEEWSSMAYQERVKIFEKAAALLAERREELIASHKNIGGPTWFSHVNADEIISQLKEYTSLLSRPTGLVAQSAHSDLALVVKQPLGPVLAIAPWNAPVLLAGRAIVAPLAAGCSVILKASEKAPESAYLVVKTFIDAGIPSKALQLVFIKPDDNPEFINSILDTGLIKKVNFTGSTIVGKKIAEAASKHLVPYLMELGGKNVSIVEKDADLVRAVETIIWSSWSHKGQICMSTDKVFVDESIYDKFVAQLKVSANEIVKDPDYAISQRDITFKRNLVKLVKNALDLGANLIFGKLNDHLDSGSFSPLILENVTSNMLLDSTESFGPLFAVYKYSDTIKLVKELNRADYGLKASIWSQNVLQALETAKKIHVGGVHINSSTIHDEATLPHGGVKSSGAGRFNSIWGIDDFSITKTITLSQ, encoded by the coding sequence ATGTCCGCTATTAGTAGAACATTCCCCAGTATTATCGAGGGAAAGGATTTCCACAGCAATGAAAAACATCCAGTATACTCCCATGTCACccagaaagaagcaatCCACTATTTCTCCTACTTAACTGATATCAAGAAGGCAGTTTCGAAAATCGCTGCTGATGCTGACGAAGGGTTTGAAGAATGGTCGTCCATGGCCTATCAAGAAAGAGTGAAGATTTTCGAGAAGGCTGCTGCTTTACTTGctgaaagaagagaagagttGATAGCTTCTCACAAAAATATCGGAGGTCCTACCTGGTTTTCCCATGTGAATGCTGATGAAATCATCTCGCAATTGAAGGAATATACTTCACTTCTCTCTAGACCTACTGGTTTAGTAGCCCAATCTGCTCATTCTGATCTCGCACTCGTCGTCAAGCAGCCACTAGGTCCTGTCCTCGCCATTGCTCCCTGGAACGCTCCTGTTCTTTTGGCAGGTAGAGCCATAGTGGCTCCGTTGGCTGCGGGCTGTTCGGTCATCCTAAAAGCTTCTGAAAAGGCTCCAGAATCCGCATACCTTGTTGTGAAGACCTTCATTGATGCTGGTATCCCGTCAAAAGCATTGCAATTGGTCTTCATCAAACCAGATGACAATCCAGAATTCATCAACTCCATCTTGGACACTGGTTTGATCAAAAAGGTCAACTTCACTGGCTCTACAATCGTGGGCAAGAAGATCGCTGAAGCTGCCAGTAAACACTTAGTACCATATCTTATGGAATTAGGCGGAAAGAATGTGtctattgttgaaaaggatGCTGACTTGGTGAGGGCCGTTGAAACTATAATCTGGAGTTCGTGGTCGCACAAAGGTCAAATATGCATGAGTACTGACAAGgtcttcgttgatgaaAGCATCTACGACAAATTCGTTGCTCAATTAAAAGTATCCGCCAATGAGATCGTCAAGGACCCCGACTACGCAATTTCTCAAAGAGATATTACATTCAAGAGAAACCTTGTTAAGTTGGTTAAGAATGCATTAgatttgggtgcaaatttgATATTTGGTAAATTAAATGACCATTTGGACAGCGGTTCCTTCAGTCcattgatcttggaaaatGTCACTTCAAACATGTTGCTTGATTCTACCGAATCATTCGGACCTTTGTTCGCTGTATATAAGTATTCAGATACAATCAAACTTGTCAAGGAATTAAACAGAGCTGATTATGGATTGAAGGCCTCAATTTGGTCCCAAAATGTTTTGCAAGCATTGGAAACAGCTAAAAAAATCCACGTAGGTGGTGTACATATCAATAGTTCTACGATTCACGACGAAGCGACTCTACCACATGGCGGTGTTAAGTCAAGTGGTGCTGGAAGATTCAACTCCATATGGGGTATTGACGATTTTTCCATTACCAAGACAATTACTCTTAGTCAGTAA
- the SOR1 gene encoding polyol dehydrogenase (go_function alcohol dehydrogenase activity, zinc-dependent; zinc ion binding): MKAIVYHDREDVRYHSDFPEPQIVRPDDVKIKVHYCGICGSDLKEYLDGPIFFSKKGTNNEVSNLPYPQCMGHEISGEVYEVGSEVDNLQIGDKVVVEVTGTCFDRYRFPESPNFNKPKCGSCLEGHYNACAYLGLTGLGFTNGGCSEYLVTAASKAIKFQEDIIPMDVAAVIQPIAVSWHAVRVSHFQEGQSALILGGGPIGLTTIFALKGNKAGKIVVSEPALARRQLAEKLGVTVFDPTGKSVDECVEELRKLSPNGYGFNHSYDCSGVPATFQTSLRALNIRGTATNVAVWAHKSVPYFPMEATWAEKIITGSICFVKDDFIDVVNALHEGTIPVDEVKLLITSKIHLEDGVEKGFLELIHHKEKHIKILFSPKEEYRVKK; encoded by the coding sequence ATGAAGGCCATAGTTTACCATGACAGGGAAGATGTCCGCTATCACCTGGACTTCCCTGAGCCGCAGATTGTCAGGCCTGACGATGTCAAGATCAAGGTCCATTACTGTGGGATCTGTGGTTCTGACTTGAAGGAGTATCTCGATGGACCGATTtttttctccaagaagGGTACCAACAACgaagtttccaacttgCCATATCCGCAATGCATGGGTCACGAGATCAGTGGTGAAGTTTACGAGGTCGGATCTGAAGTTGACAACCTTCAGATTGGAGACAAAGTGGTGGTGGAAGTCACAGGTACCTGTTTTGACAGATACCGGTTCCCCGAATCgcccaacttcaacaaaccCAAGTGTGGAAGTTGTCTCGAAGGTCACTATAATGCCTGTGCATATCTTGGGTTGACTGGCTTAGGTTTTACCAACGGAGGGTGTTCTGAATATTTGGTTACAGCTGCTAGCAAAGCCATCaagtttcaagaagatatcATTCCGATGGATGTGGCTGCTGTAATCCAGCCAATTGCTGTCAGTTGGCACGCGGTTCGCGTGTCTCACTTCCAAGAAGGTCAAAGTGCTTTGATCTTGGGAGGTGGCCCCATTGGGTTGACTACCATTTTTGCATTGAAGGGAAACAAAGCTGGCAAGATAGTCGTTTCTGAGCCTGCTTTGGCCAGACGACAATTGGCAGAAAAGTTGGGCGTCACAGTCTTTGATCCTACCGGCAAATCTGTTGATGAATGTGTAGAGGAGTTGAGGAAGTTGTCACCCAACGGCTATGGCTTCAATCATTCATATGATTGTTCCGGTGTGCCAGCTACTTTCCAAACCAGTCTCAGGGCATTGAATATTAGAGGAACGGCTACTAATGTTGCCGTGTGGGCTCACAAATCCGTTCCATACTTTCCTATGGAAGCCACCTGGGCCGAAAAGATCATCACCGGATCAATTTGCTTTGTCAAGGACGATTTTATAGATGTCGTCAATGCTCTTCACGAAGGCACTATTCCAGTTGACGAAGTCAAGTTATTGATCACTTCCAAGATTCATCTTGAGGATGGAGTAGAGAAGGGCTTTTTAGAATTGATTCACCACAAGGAAAAGCATATAaagatcttgttttctCCTAAGGAAGAATATAGAGTAAAGAAGTAA
- the SUC1.5 gene encoding Probable sucrose utilization protein (SUC1) or maltose fermentation regulatory protein (MAL13) (Fungal specific transcription factor~go_function DNA binding; transcription factor activity) — protein sequence KNVRSKYSRPCDACSLRKVKCDLKQPSCTRCLEHGLPCTNNRVRKKCGPKHIHSKTRESILEMSGSTQRYYVPLISLKHLLPCLQVYQTWFYGVWPVVSVAYLMSKVVSTPGAAYSLSCAVSAAIIVQVTFLSSSSAKMMNLPEDVKHSTYANEAIRARDAINYRLHPSPETLLTSFFLHAYYINIKGGAPAAIVYLREAISIAQILGLHNSNTFIGKSLAEVHRLRKIYYLLLVTERFICIEDDIPVILEPSIPFPSLEDEEYSSLLTGFTELVKVFAIPDKKFFDKFMTLKMNENEYASFPSQTWIINVQQQLESIRVLSETLSIQKLNILLSKYWMKSLTWNISRKNNLLLSKASTDNTNSSLSTDYPFVMAKDFLSESKDLPLFAFESNGPGVCIKLLELGNSLADSISLTRDYSGFEYLSSIFALVSKLKNDITLPLHLYQKIENML from the exons AAAAATGTTCGCTCCAAATACTCCCGACCCTGCGATGCTTGTTCGCTCCGAAAAGTTAAGTGTGACTTAAAACAACCCAGTTGCACCAGGTGTTTGGAACATGGATTGCCATGTACCAACAATAGAGTGCGTAAAAAATGTGGTCCTAAGCACATCCATAGCAAAACTCGCGAGTCTATTCTCGAGATGTCTGGATCCA CCCAACGGTACTATGTTCCGTTGATATCGCTCAAGCACTTACTTCCCTGTCTCCAGGTCTACCAGACATGGTTCTACGGTGTTTGGCCCGTAGTTTCTGTAGCTTACTTGATGTCCAAAGTCGTCCTGACTCCAGGAGCTG CCTACTCGTTGAGCTGTGCTGTCTCAGCTGCCATAATCGTCCAGGTGACGTTTTTGTCGTCTTCGAGCGCAAAGATGATGAACCTCCCCGAGGACGTCAAACACCTGACCTACGCCAATGAGGCCATACGAGCTAGAGACGCCATAAACTACAGATTGCATCCCAGTCCAGAGACGTTGTTGACatcattctttcttcatgCCTATTATATTAACATCAAGGGTGGTGCGCCAGCAGCCATAGTCTATTTGCGCGAAGCCATCTCCATAGCCCAGATATTGGGCCTCCATAACTCGAACACCTTTATAGGTAAGCTGTTGGCGGAAGTGCACCGTTTGCGTAAAATCTACtatttgttgttggtgacCGAACGTTTCATATGTATAGAAGACGACATACCCGTAATTTTAGAACCTAGCATTCCATTCCCATCATTAGAAGATGAGGAATACTCGTCATTGTTGACGGGATTTACGGAACTAGTAAAAGTTTTTGCCATTCCCGATAAAAAGTTCTTTGACAAGTTCATGACCTTGAAGATGAACGAGAATGAATATGCCAGTTTCCCTTCTCAAACTTGGATAATCAATGTCCAGCAGCAATTGGAAAGTATTCGAGTTCTTCTGGAAACTCTAAGTATacaaaagttgaacatcttACTAAGCAAGTACTGGATGAAATCTCTCACATGGAATATCTCCAGAAAGAACAATCtacttctttccaaagcATCCACAGACAACACAAATTCCAGTTTGTCCACAGACTATCCCTTTGTCATGGCCAAGGACTTTTTGAGCGAAAGCAAGGACTTGCCCTTATTTGCTTTCGAATCAAATGGACCTGGTGTATGTATAAAGttacttgaacttggcaATAGTCTCGCTGATTCTATTTCTCTAACCAGGGACTATAGTGGATTTGAATATCTTTCATCAATCTTTGCCTTGgtttcaaaattgaagaatgatATTACTTTGCCATTGCATTTATACCAGAAGATTGAGAATATGTTG
- the UGA3.3 gene encoding transcriptional activator, Zn-finger (zinc-finger transcription factor of the Zn(2)-Cys(6) binuclear cluster domain type) — protein MLVTLSSPFNLFLDDTGIFYLSYFEENVANLLSISPQSSNYFLKTFFTLSITSEAISNVLAAWGALFHPNSDLTLVNKYITKARIVVNENPTDKFDFFIALAYYLITIGIQVCAGDTRNWHQLFRRCEDLMRNYGGFLKFIKDFNYSNDCKFMIANFQFHDIMSSETLSRGTTCSMSNYNDLFRVNKLLETDGYGVDPYQGCIQPIYLLLGEIMNVYVELKAERKNLNEKLNVADNLEVFSTLNSFRLDHYKKIDEKYHELTNKINCCEPVQSQLDQLSSDEERESHSKLFQLYRITGKMYIAIYIKQTQPMSAEVQNYLVSALSLISDLINTNLISSLNMSLLICGISCCNKFDRLNLDSTFEKVYSHYHVGNVKRIWDVVKESWRRNSTGTACIDWIDICNDFGWKLSMC, from the coding sequence ATGCTTGTCACCTTATCTTCTCcgttcaacttgtttctTGACGACACTGGTATATTCTACTTGAGCTACTTTGAAGAGAACGTAGCCAACCTTTTGTCGATCAGCCCACAGTCATCGAATTACTTTCTCAAGACATTTTTCACCTTGTCCATCACCAGCGAAGCTATTCTGAACGTTCTCGCTGCCTGGGGGGCACTTTTTCACCCAAATTCTGATTTGACTTTGGTCAATAAGTACATTACAAAAGCCAGAATTGTGGTTAACGAAAACCCAACAGACaaatttgacttcttcataGCCCTAGCATACTACTTGATTACCATCGGAATCCAGGTATGCGCGGGAGACACCAGAAACTGGCATCAGCTATTCCGCAGATGTGAAGACTTGATGCGCAATTATGGTGGATTCCTCAAGTTCATCAAGGATTTTAACTATTCCAACGACTGTAAGTTCATGATTGCTAACTTCCAGTTCCATGATATAATGTCAAGTGAAACACTTCTGCGAGGTACGACATGCTCTATGAGCAACTACAACGATCTCTTCCGTGTGAACAAATTATTAGAAACAGATGGGTACGGTGTAGATCCTTACCAGGGGTGTATTCAACCCatctatcttcttcttggagagATTATGAATGTATACGTGGAGCTCAAAGCTGAACGCAAGAACCtcaatgaaaaattgaatgtGGCCGATAATCTTGAAGTGTTTTCTACGCTAAATCTGTTTAGATTGGACCACTACAAGAAAATAGACGAAAAATACCATGAACTAACAAATAAGATCAATTGCTGCGAGCCTGTCCAGTCGCAATTGGATCAGCTTTCGTCCGATGAAGAACGAGAATCCCATCTGAAACTATTCCAGCTATATCGTATCACCGGGAAAATGTACATTGCTATCTACATTAAGCAAACACAGCCAATGTCTGCTGAAGTTCAGAACTACCTTGTTTCGGCACTTTCGCTCATTAGTGACCTTATTAATACTAACCTCATAAGCTCGCTCAATATGTCGCTTTTGATATGTGGAATATCATGCTGCAACAAGTTTGACAGGCTCAATCTTGATTCAACCTTCGAGAAAGTCTACTCTCATTACCATGTTGGAAATGTCAAGCGTATCTGGGACGTTGTCAAGGaaagttggagaagaaactcTACAGGGACAGCATGCATCGACTGGATCGATATCTGCAATGATTTTGGATGGAAGTTGTCGATGTGCTAG